Proteins from one Streptomyces sp. NBC_00390 genomic window:
- the afsQ1 gene encoding two-component system response regulator AfsQ1: MPFLLLIEDDDAIRTALELSLSRQGHRVATAATGEDGLKLLREQRPDLIVLDVMLPGIDGFEVCRRIRRTDQLPIILLTARSDDIDVVVGLESGADDYVVKPVQGRVLDARIRAVLRRGERESTDSATFGSLMIDRSAMTVTKNGEDLQLTPTELRLLLELSRRPGQALSRQQLLRLVWEHDYLGDSRLVDACVQRLRAKVEDVPSSPTLIRTVRGVGYRLDVPQ, encoded by the coding sequence GTGCCTTTCCTGTTGCTGATCGAGGACGACGACGCCATCCGCACGGCCCTCGAACTCTCCCTGTCACGCCAGGGCCACCGTGTGGCCACCGCGGCGACGGGCGAGGACGGCCTGAAGCTGCTGCGCGAGCAGCGGCCGGATCTGATCGTGCTGGACGTAATGCTGCCCGGGATCGACGGCTTCGAGGTGTGCCGGCGTATCAGGCGCACGGACCAGCTGCCGATCATCCTGCTGACCGCACGCAGCGATGACATCGATGTTGTGGTGGGTCTTGAGTCGGGGGCGGACGACTACGTCGTCAAGCCGGTGCAGGGCCGGGTGCTTGACGCCCGTATCCGCGCCGTACTGCGCCGCGGTGAGCGCGAGTCCACGGACTCGGCCACCTTCGGCTCCCTGATGATCGACCGCTCCGCCATGACGGTCACCAAGAACGGAGAGGATCTGCAGCTGACTCCGACCGAGCTGCGGCTGCTGCTGGAGCTGAGCCGGCGGCCCGGACAGGCGCTGTCCCGCCAGCAACTGCTGCGGCTCGTGTGGGAGCACGACTACCTCGGTGACTCGCGCCTGGTCGACGCGTGCGTGCAGCGGCTGCGGGCGAAGGTGGAGGACGTACCGTCATCGCCGACCCTGATCCGTACGGTGCGTGGTGTCGGCTACCGGCTGGACGTCCCGCAGTGA